The Watersipora subatra chromosome 1, tzWatSuba1.1, whole genome shotgun sequence genome has a window encoding:
- the LOC137390941 gene encoding solute carrier family 15 member 4-like, whose protein sequence is MAASSDQQPIIYDVTSSRFSPSRRRLLASAAIFTSVFFERIAYFSLITNMIPFLTSAPLCWSTKEATFTEILFLAFAYSSGLFGGWLSDSYLGPIKTILTGYFVYFLGYIFLPFLTYFYPKQDSALTVSCQSWNNSDSPPFCSSSVDDQLTCGLTLYISIILIAISSGVVRTNMAAFGGDQAQSGGSIFTQRFFTAYYWCKNFASLFSLIGIAIIQQKSFLIGYSVASSCLLISFIAFLIGWKLYTRVTAGEKSVIMFVFSMMKNAYEVKNSDCRLRTTVYNFLDHANKEHEGGKFNIHEINDVRKLGRICKVFLLLIPYQICYSQMFSSGFLLQGLHMRTAFDTPSVCNSEHVNKSSSMWCGPYAGEIVPFVSQDKTATTIPAASLCVCNSIFILVTLPFMEKFYQCFAYRHRRVTVCYRLTIGMLLAAAALITGGVVETFRLDDLAWHQESWHQIGSTLFSIAPCFPIYWQIPQYCLLGASEVFLMLTGLEYAYMEAPRNMQSFVMGLFWLCVGSGYFIGATFPYFLWHSGNRAYTTIGLEIVLETELTQTSQLTSSFPPTPQAQRRNISNNENLLSDDDISS, encoded by the exons ATGGCTGCCTCTAGTGATCAACAACCTATCATTTATGATGTCACGTCAAGTCGATTCAGTCCAAGTAGAAGACGGCTGCTCGCATCTGCTGCTATTTTCACGTCTGTCTTCTTCGAGAGGATTGCCTATTTCAGTCTCATAACAAACATGATTCCTTTTCTAACATCTGCACCACTCTGCTGGTCAACAAAAGAAGCAACATTTACTGAGATCTTGTTCCTGGCATTCGCGTACAGCTCTGGCCTGTTTGGTGGTTGGTTATCGGATAGCTATCTTGGTCCGATTAAAACAATCCTCACTGGCTATTTTGTGTACTTCCTTGGATACATATTTCTTCCTTTTCTCACATACTTCTATCCAAAGCAGGACAGTGCCCTTACTGTCTCCTGCCAGTCTTGGAACAACAGCGATAGCCCACCTTTTTGCAGTAGCAGTGTAGATGACCAGCTGACCTGTGgattaacactatatatatcaataattcTTATCGCGATCAGCTCTGGTGTTGTCAGAACCAACATGGCCGCCTTTGGAGGAGATCAG GCTCAATCCGGTGGCTCCATCTTCACCCAAAGATTCTTCACAGCCTATTATTGGTGTAAGAACTTTGCCTCTCTCTTCTCTTTGATTGGAATAGCCATCATTCAGCAGAAAAGCTTTCTGATTGGCTACTCGGTAGCATCTAGCTGCCTCCTGATCAGCTTCATCGCTTTCCTTATAG GATGGAAGCTATACACCCGTGTAACTGCAGGAGAAAAAAGCGTTATTATGTTTGTGTTTTCCATGATGAAGAATGCCTATGAAGTAAAGAACTCCGACTGCAG ACTGAGGACCACAGTCTATAATTTCTTAGACCATGCTAATAAGGAACATGAAGGAGGCAAGTTTaacattcatgaaataaatgatGTGAGGAAGTTGGGGAGAATCTGCAAGGTCTTTCTGTTGCTAATACCATACCAGATCTGCTACAGCCAG ATGTTCTCTAGTGGCTTTCTTCTGCAAGGTCTGCATATGAGAACAGCGTTTGACACGCCTTCCGTGTGTAACTCAGAACATGTTAATAAATCCAGCAGCATGTGGTGCGGTCCTTACGCAGGAGAAATAGTTCCATTTGTGTCACAGGAtaaaacagcaacaaca ATACCTGCGGCGTCCTTGTGTGTCTGCAACAGCATCTTTATACTTGTCACTCTGCCCTTTATGGAGAAGTTCTACCAGTGCTTCGCTTATCGTCATCGACGAGTGACTGTCTGCTATCGCTTAACTATAGGGATGCTTCTGGCAGCGGCAGCTTTAATAACCGGAGGAGTTGTAGAAACATTTCGGCTTGATGACCTTGCTTGGCACCAAGAAAGCTGGCATCAGATAG GAAGCACACTGTTTAGCATAGCTCCATGCTTCCCCATTTATTGGCAAATTCCTCAGTATTGTTTACTTGGAGCCAGCGAAGTTTTCCTCATGTTGACAG GTCTAGAATACGCGTATATGGAGGCACCAAGAAACATGCAGAGTTTTGTAATGGGGCTCTTCTGGCTTTGCGTTGGATCAGGGTACTTTATTGGAGCGACTTTCCCTTACTTCCTTTGGCATTCCGGAAACA gaGCATACACTACAATAGGTCTGGAAATCGTTTTAGAGACCGAACTTACCCAAACATCTCAACTAACATCTAGCTTTCCACCGACGCCGCAAGCTCAGCGAAGAAACATTTCTAACAATGAAAACTTGCTCTCTGATGATGATATAAGCTCTTAA